A region of the Gemmatimonadota bacterium genome:
CATCCGGCCGAAGCGGGCGAACTCGACCTCCCAAAGCGAGAGGCCGAAGAGGGCCACGGCGACCGCGGCGACCGGAGGACCCCCGAGTCGCCGTCCCATCAGGACGAGCGCCGGAATCGCCGCGAGGCTCGCAAGGGCGGGAACGATCCGGACCGACCACTCCGCAGCGCCCGTGAGCCAGAAGATGGGAGCGGTGAGGTACTGGAGAAGGAGTCCCCGCGGGTAATACCCACCCCCGGGGAAAGAGGGAATTCCTCGCTCGAGGATGTACCCGACCGAAGTGATGAGGTAATACTCATCCTCGGCGAGCGCCGCCCGGCCGAGCGCGAAGAGACGCACGAAGACTGCCGCGACCGCGGCCGCGATCGCGAGCGCCCACCATCCGCGGGCGCCCCAGAACGTCTCCCCGGACCCACCAGTGAGGCGCGATTCGCCTCGTGTCCCTTCCGGCAAGGCGGACTCCCGATCAACGGCGCTCATGGCGCCCGTGCCGGTCGCGCCCCGCCGCCGGAAGCGCTTAGAATCGTCTCGTCGAACACCCTTTCGATCCCCCTCACCTGTCCCTCGATCGAAAACCGCTCCCGCGCGTCGGCGAGCGCCGCGCGGCCCAGCCGTTCCCGCAGCCCGACGTCCCCGACGAGGCGTCCCAGCTTCGCGGCCAGGTCCCGCGCGTCGCCGGGCTCGAAGAAGAGTCCGGTGACGCCCTCACGGACGATCTCCTGCATTCCGCCCGTGCGGGCGGCCACCAGGGGTAGCCCCGAGGCGGCCCCCTCGATCAGGGCCACCCCGAATGCCTCGGCGCGCGAAGCCAACACGTTGATGTCGAAAATGTCTCGGTACCAGGGGGCCGGGTCGCGGAGGTCGCCGGCGAACGTCACCTGGTCCGCGATCCCGAGCTCCGCTGCGAGCCGCCTGAAACCATCTGCGTCGGGGCCGCTTCCGACGAACGCCACGTGTACGGGCGCGCCGGCGCCGAGAAGATCCGCCGCCGCTCGGATCAGGAGGTCCACACCCTTGCGATGGATCAGGCTTCCCACCTGACCGACGACCACCCGGTCGAGCGGAATCCCGGCCCGCTCGCGCGCATGGCTCCGCGCCTCCGCATCGTCGCTTGGGCGGAAGCGGGTGAGATCCACGCCGTTGTGGATGACGTGGATTGCCCCGCGGAGGCGCGCCTTTCGCACGATCGAGGCACGTACTTCGTCGCTGCAGAAGAGGACCGCGGGGACCCTTGGGATCCGGTACAGGTGGATGTCTCGCCGAATGTAGAAGGAGTGGACGTAGGACACGCAGGGGATGCGCCCTCGGTTCCCCGCATAATACGCGACCATGGAGGGCTGGCCGTTCATGCAGCAGAGGAGGTCCACCCCGAGGCGTCCCGCTAGGTCACGAAGGGCACGCACGGTACGGAGCCACCGAATCGGCTCGATCCGGGTCCGGAGTCCGTCAACCCAGATCGTGGGCCGGTCGATGACGAAGGCCTCGACGCCGGCGGTGCGCACGGCCTCGGCCAGGCTCTCGTGGTTACACGCGACGTACGGCTGAAAGCGAGTGCGGTCCAAGCGCCGCACGAGCTCCAACAGCACGGTCTCGGTGCCGCGGATCCAGTTCTCGCCGTAATGCACGAAGAGGACCCTCACAGGGAGCCCCTTCACCGCGTGTCCGGGAGCGGTGTCTGTCACCACCTCGGGGCGAATGCTCACCGCGCTCCGCCCGCCGCACGGTAGAGGGCGAGGTATCGATCCATCATCGCCTCGAGTCCATATGCCGCCGCCGCGACCTCGCGGCCGCGGGCTCCCATCCGTGCCGCCTCGGCCGGGTCATCGAGAAGCCGCACCGTCGCTTCGGCCAGCGCCTCGGCGTCTTCGGGGGGCACGAGCAGACCGGTCTCCCCGGAGCGGACGACCTCCGGAATCCCCCCCACATCGCTCGCCACGACCGGAAGCCCCACCGACATCGCTTCGACGATAGCCAGCGGAAGGCCCTCGCTACGGGACGGATGGACGAAGAGGTCGGCCGCGTGAAGGAGCGACGCCACGTCCCGGCGAAGCCCGAGAAAACGCACCCGCGAGGTGATGCCGAGGGCTCCGGCCAGA
Encoded here:
- a CDS encoding glycosyltransferase family 4 protein; the protein is MSIRPEVVTDTAPGHAVKGLPVRVLFVHYGENWIRGTETVLLELVRRLDRTRFQPYVACNHESLAEAVRTAGVEAFVIDRPTIWVDGLRTRIEPIRWLRTVRALRDLAGRLGVDLLCCMNGQPSMVAYYAGNRGRIPCVSYVHSFYIRRDIHLYRIPRVPAVLFCSDEVRASIVRKARLRGAIHVIHNGVDLTRFRPSDDAEARSHARERAGIPLDRVVVGQVGSLIHRKGVDLLIRAAADLLGAGAPVHVAFVGSGPDADGFRRLAAELGIADQVTFAGDLRDPAPWYRDIFDINVLASRAEAFGVALIEGAASGLPLVAARTGGMQEIVREGVTGLFFEPGDARDLAAKLGRLVGDVGLRERLGRAALADARERFSIEGQVRGIERVFDETILSASGGGARPARAP